In a genomic window of Peptoclostridium acidaminophilum DSM 3953:
- the grdF gene encoding sarcosine reductase complex component B subunit beta, whose product MRKLKVVHYINNFFAGVGGEEKADIPPDVREEAVGPGMALNAAFNGEAEVVATVVCGDTYYGENMEDAKAKILEMIKKYNPDLFVAGPAFNAGRYGVACGSIAKAVEDELGIPVVSAMYKENPGTDMYKKDIHIIETEISAADMRNAVPKLARLGLKLAKGEEIGSPQEEGYHVRGIRVNYFNEKRASERGIDMLVKKMKGEEFITEYPMPVFDRVPPNPAVKDISKVKIAIVTSGGIVPQGNPDRIESSSATKYGIYDISAMDSLGAARFMTIHGGYDRAFVTENPNLVVPLDVMREMEKEGTIGELADYFISTTGTGTSVGNAKGFGKDFSKKLLEDGVGAVILTSTUGTCTRCGATMVKEIERVGIPVVHVATVVPISLTIGANRIVPAVGIPYPLGNPNLGPDGDKKIRRALVEKALRALQTEVEEQTVFED is encoded by the coding sequence ATGAGAAAACTAAAGGTAGTTCATTATATAAACAACTTTTTCGCTGGAGTAGGGGGAGAAGAAAAGGCGGACATACCTCCAGATGTGAGAGAAGAGGCTGTGGGACCAGGAATGGCCCTTAATGCTGCATTCAATGGAGAGGCTGAGGTTGTGGCCACAGTGGTCTGCGGCGACACATACTACGGTGAGAACATGGAAGATGCAAAGGCAAAAATACTTGAAATGATAAAAAAATATAATCCCGATCTATTTGTTGCAGGGCCGGCATTCAATGCCGGAAGATACGGAGTTGCTTGTGGATCTATTGCAAAGGCCGTGGAGGATGAGCTGGGAATTCCTGTAGTAAGCGCCATGTACAAGGAGAACCCGGGCACAGACATGTATAAAAAGGACATACACATAATTGAAACTGAAATTTCAGCGGCTGACATGAGAAATGCTGTTCCAAAGCTTGCAAGGCTCGGGCTTAAGCTTGCAAAGGGTGAGGAAATAGGGTCTCCGCAAGAAGAAGGTTATCATGTCAGGGGAATAAGAGTCAACTATTTCAATGAAAAGAGAGCTTCAGAAAGAGGCATTGATATGCTTGTAAAAAAGATGAAGGGCGAGGAGTTCATCACAGAATACCCAATGCCGGTGTTTGACCGCGTACCTCCGAATCCGGCAGTAAAGGATATATCAAAGGTCAAGATAGCCATTGTCACTTCAGGCGGAATTGTTCCGCAAGGAAATCCTGACAGGATTGAATCGTCAAGTGCCACAAAGTACGGCATATATGATATTTCAGCCATGGATTCGCTGGGAGCGGCCAGATTCATGACTATACACGGCGGGTATGACCGAGCGTTTGTCACAGAGAACCCCAATCTTGTAGTGCCTCTTGATGTAATGAGGGAAATGGAAAAAGAGGGAACAATAGGAGAGCTCGCAGATTATTTCATAAGCACCACGGGAACAGGCACTTCCGTAGGAAATGCCAAAGGTTTCGGAAAAGATTTTTCAAAGAAATTGCTGGAGGATGGAGTAGGAGCAGTTATCCTGACATCCACCTGAGGCACATGCACACGTTGCGGCGCAACGATGGTAAAAGAAATTGAAAGAGTTGGAATTCCGGTGGTTCATGTTGCTACCGTGGTACCAATATCCCTTACAATAGGAGCCAACAGGATTGTCCCTGCTGTCGGAATCCCATATCCGCTTGGCAATCCAAATCTAGGGCCTGATGGAGATAAAAAGATACGAAGAGCGCTTGTTGAAAAAGCCTTAAGAGCGCTTCAAACAGAAGTGGAAGAGCAAACTGTATTTGAAGATTAA
- the grdG gene encoding sarcosine reductase complex component B subunit alpha, protein MRLELGKIKITDVQFGEKTKVENGTLYVNKKELVDIAMKDDRILSVNIELARPGESVRIAPVKDVIEPRVKVDGSGGMFPGMISKVKTVGSGRTHALVGATVLTCGSIVGFQEGIIDMSGPAAKYTPFSETFNVCVVIEPKEGLETHAYEEAARMAGLKIGTFVGEAGRHVEPDEVVVYETKPLLEQVAQYPDLPKVGYIHMLQSQGLLHDTYYYGVDAKQMVPTFMYPTEIMDGAITSGNCVAPCDKVTTFHHLNNPVIEDLYKRHGKDINFIGVILTNENVFLADKERSSDMVGKFVEFLGLDGVLITEEGYGNPDTDLMMNCKKATDAGASVVLITDEFPGRDGKSQSLADAVTEADALVSCGQGNLIIEFPPMDKIIGTLDYIETMIGGYEGSLRPDGSIEAELQIVIASTIANGYNKLAARTY, encoded by the coding sequence TTGCGTTTGGAACTTGGAAAAATAAAAATAACTGATGTTCAGTTTGGCGAAAAAACAAAGGTTGAGAATGGAACGCTTTATGTAAATAAGAAAGAGCTAGTCGACATTGCAATGAAAGATGACCGCATACTGAGTGTGAATATAGAACTCGCAAGGCCGGGAGAATCTGTAAGGATAGCTCCTGTAAAGGATGTAATCGAGCCCAGAGTCAAGGTGGATGGGTCGGGAGGCATGTTCCCGGGGATGATAAGCAAGGTGAAAACAGTTGGTTCGGGAAGGACTCATGCTCTTGTTGGGGCAACGGTGCTGACTTGTGGAAGCATAGTGGGATTCCAGGAAGGAATAATAGATATGTCAGGCCCGGCAGCCAAGTACACGCCTTTTTCCGAAACATTCAACGTGTGCGTAGTAATCGAGCCTAAGGAAGGTCTTGAGACACATGCGTATGAAGAGGCGGCTAGAATGGCAGGACTCAAAATAGGAACATTTGTAGGAGAAGCGGGAAGACATGTTGAGCCTGATGAGGTTGTCGTATATGAAACTAAGCCGCTTCTGGAGCAAGTGGCACAATATCCAGATCTTCCAAAGGTGGGTTACATCCATATGCTCCAGTCGCAGGGATTGCTTCATGATACTTACTATTACGGAGTGGACGCAAAGCAAATGGTTCCTACATTCATGTACCCAACCGAAATAATGGACGGGGCAATTACAAGCGGAAACTGCGTTGCTCCATGCGACAAGGTTACGACATTCCACCATTTGAACAATCCGGTCATAGAGGACCTCTATAAGAGACATGGAAAGGACATCAACTTCATAGGCGTTATCTTGACTAATGAGAATGTATTCTTGGCAGACAAGGAAAGATCTTCGGACATGGTTGGGAAATTCGTAGAATTCCTGGGCCTTGATGGTGTCCTGATCACTGAAGAAGGCTATGGAAACCCTGATACTGACCTTATGATGAACTGCAAAAAAGCTACGGATGCAGGAGCTAGTGTTGTACTTATAACTGACGAATTCCCGGGCAGAGATGGAAAGTCCCAGTCGCTTGCAGATGCTGTTACTGAGGCGGATGCGCTTGTATCATGCGGTCAGGGTAATTTGATAATAGAATTTCCTCCTATGGACAAGATAATAGGAACTTTAGACTACATTGAAACTATGATAGGCGGATACGAGGGAAGCTTGAGGCCTGACGGAAGCATTGAGGCGGAGCTTCAAATAGTGATAGCCTCGACAATTGCAAATGGATACAACAAACTGGCAGCCAGAACTTATTAA